The genome window tttatacatatgtatacatacatatatatatatatatatatatatatatatacatacatacatatacatacatacatacatacatacatacatacatacatatatatatatatacacacacacacacacacatatatacacatacatatatttatatatatatatgtatatacacatatatatatatatatgtgtgtatatgtatatatatatatatatatatatatatatatatatatatacacacatacatatatatatacatatacatacatatatatacatacacacacacatatatatatatatatacatacatatatatatatatatatatattagggctgggcaagtTAATGCGTTAATTTCGAGTTAACCCATCAATCTATTAACGCCGACAATTATTTTATTGCGCATTTGCGtatgtttacatgcttttattttgttaacgccTATTGCTGGCTCCTGCGGAAAAGGAAGGAGAACgcggaagaaaacaaaacaagcatggaGAAGAAGGGTAACTCAACAGAACTTTTACAGGGTCATTTTCATTACCGGTATAAAGTACTTCCAGGCGGCGGATTTGACAGAAGCAAAATGGTTTGTAGCTACTGCCAAGCTGAATTTTATTATCACAGGAGTACTTCCAGTCTGAAAGATCACCTTAACGCCAAGCACACTGTTGATGCCAGCAAACCATTCAACAAAGCAGAAAGTGGAGCCAGGCTACGTTATATGCAGCGTGCGGGAGAAGTATAGATAAACGAGAGCAAGAGAAGCTAACAAATGCCATAGTGAAGTGGATAGTTAGACTATAGGCCCATTAGTGGCCTGAGGAACATTGTGCCAATGGAAACAAGTGACAGCACGTATGAGCCGCCATCAAGACGCACCAAGAATACAGCAGTTGTATGCAAAGGAGAAGACTGTAAAAGTGACAAATTTACAACGTGCAGCTGTAGTTGCTCTCAGTGGGGACCTACTGGACATCAATTGGTAAGCataattacagtgaattattttgAGCGTCACCTCTCTCTAATAGGGCCATTTGGTACTGAATATAGACTGGTTCATGATGACTGTAAAACTTTTCTGTTGTTACCTCAGAAATTGACTGTAGAATTGTTGTGATTGTGGCTCAGGACTTTGTTTTATTTTCCATAAGGAAAAGGTAGTGGCAATACGCTTTCATTTTGCATTTGCTTTGATAACATTGTTGAGGCTGAAGATTTACAATTATTTTGTTCGACTGCTAGCTGTTTAAAAATACTGTTAAAGTGTGTTTGCACAGTAAATGTATATAGCACTTTAATTCATAGGGCAGTACATTTAAAATGAATGGCCGTCAAGTTCTAAGAATGAACAAACTGCACCGAGTTGAGTGAGATTCTCTGAAGAAACTCCATTATTAACATGGACTTTACATTCTAGTCCCCTGTAAAGGAAATGCCAGCAGTGAAGTGTTTTGTGCTTCaccctttcttttctttctccctgataaaagaaaatgtttctgctGTTACCTCAGAAATTGCCTGTTCAAATGTTATGATTGTGGCTCAGGGATTTGTATGtagattatatttattttccataacaaacaGGATAACTTAAATACCCTGGCAGTGGCAATAAGCttgaatgtttgtatttacattttctgagttgattttcataaaatatgctatttaactgctactgtttaacaagtactgatttaaattgtgtttgcaCAACAAGTGTTTTGGCGCTTTTGTTCATATGGGAGAATATTCCAATAAAGGTGCACTACACACtacttttgaattcattattgggttttgcgtatacaatgcagttaattgtgattaatcggaGAAATAGTGTGATTAATTCTGATTAAAATTTTAATCGTTGCCCaagcctaatatatatatatatatatatatatatatatatatatatatatatatatgacatttaaGCGCTACTttcaaataatttatatatatatgacatttaaGCGCTACTTTCAAataatttatcatatatatatatatatatatatatatatatatatgacatttaaGCGCTACTttcaaataatttatatatatatgacatttaaGCGCTACTTTCAAataatttatcatatatatatatatatatatatatatatatatatatatatatatatatatatgataaattatTAGCTACTTTCAAataatttatcatatatatatatatatatgataaattatTTGAAAGTAGCGCttaaatgtcatatatatatatatgacatttacGCGCTACTTTCAAataatttatcatatatatatatatatatatataacatttaagcGCTACTTTCAAataatttatcatatatatatatatatatatatatctatcataAATTATTTGAAAGTAGCGCttaaatgtcatatatatatatatatatgacatttaaGCGCTACTttcaaataatttatatatatatatgacatttaaGCGCTACTTTCAAataatttatcatatatatatatatatataacatttaagcGCTACTTTCAAataatttatcatatatatatatatatatatatatatatatataacatttaagcGCTACTTTCAAataatttatcatatatatatatatatatatatatatatatatatatatctatcataAATTATTTGAAAGTAGCGCttaaatgtcatatatatatatatatatatatatatatatatatatatgacatttaaGCGCTACTttcaaataatttatatatatatgacatttaaGCGCTACTTTCAAataatttatcatatatatatatatatatatacatatgataaaTTATTTGAAAGTAGCGCttaaatgtcatatatatatatatgacatttaaGCGCTACTTTCAAataatttatcatatatatatatatatatatatatatatatatatatatatatatatatataacatttaagcGCTACTTTCAAataatttatcatatatatatatctatcataAATTATTTGAAAGTAGCGCttaaatgtcatatatatatatatatatatgacatttaaGCGCTACTttcaaataatttatatatatatatgacatttaaGCGCTACTTTCAAataatttatcatatatatatatatatataacatttaagcGCTACTTTCAAataatttatcatatatatatatatataacatttaagcGCTACTTTCAAataatttatcatatatatatatatatatatatatatatatatatctatcataAATTATTTGAAAGTAGCGCttaaatgtcatatatatatatatatatatatatatatatatatatatgacatttaaGCGCTACTttcaaataatttatatatatatgacatttaaGCGCTACTTTCAAataatttatcatatatatatatatatatatacatatgataaaTTATTTGAAAGTAGCGCttaaatgtcatatatatatatatgacatttaaGCGCTACTTTCAAataatttatcatatatatatatatatatatatatatatatatatatatatatatatatatatatatatatatatatatatatatatatatatatatataacatttaagcGCTACTTTCAAataatttatcatatatatatatctatcataAATTATTTGAAAGTAGCGCttaaatgtcatatatatatatatatatatgacatttagCATTGTGCTAAAAGCTAAAACTCGAGATTAGACATTAAATAAGATGAATGTAGGAAAAttattgaacacacacacacacacacacacacacacacacacacacacacacacacacacacacacacacacacacacacattattcatacaaacatacatatacatacatgcatacatacatacatacatacatacatatatagacatttaAGCGCTACtttcaaattattatttattttcctaCATTCATCTCATTTAATGTCTAGTCTCGAGTTTTAGCTTTTAGCACAATGCTTAAAAGTTGCAGGGTGAAAATAATAGAAGGAATTCTCATAATTGGATatgaaaaaacccaaaacatatTTGCCATGTTGCACATTTTATCTTTGCCTCAGTGCGTTTACGTATGGTGGCGAGTGTAGCACAGGAAGTGAGGGTGCGACACAGGTGTGACAGTGAGCATACAGGAAGTGAGGGTGTGACAGCGTGCACGTACCCTGCAGACGGGACAGGTATGGACCAGAGCCACTTTTGCCGCTGTCTTCTGGTCGGCGCCCTGAGACTTCTTCTTCTCAGCCGCCTTCTTAGCGTTCTTCTGCTGCGACTGGATCTTCTGATGCCCACGAGCCATGGCCCTGCAGCACATGTACACACAGCATAGGGATGGAAGCATAAAATCAGTAGAACCCTTTTTAATCAAAATGGTGGTTGATGAACACTATTCATTTATTGGAGAAGCACCAGCCATCTTAAATGCTAAGATGAAGACAACCTTTATATTAAGACAACATATCTAAGCGTATATAAAATATGGCTCTTAAGAACAGAACAATATTACCATGGAACAtttttcttctgccaagaaaatatattgtgtggctattttttttttttaaataaaacttggttgtTCAATGTTTTTTGGCCAGATTAAACAATACCAGGATAAAAGCGATAATGGTGATACAACATTTCCTTATCATTTACACAGTACTTTTGTTATTTGTCCTTAAAAAACATTAACCAGAAGCATCATTGTTGAACTTGACTAGTTTAGTAATGTTATGCACAATTAATCGGCATCGAGCtcttaattagtgcgataaataacgACACGTTTTTTTCCTTATTCCTCCGCCGTCACcgccatttgagtgacagacgtgttggccaatcagaattgttgagccttgtGTTTCTTGGTGTCTCGCTTCAAACAGGGTGGAGGTGGTCTGAGTGTGCATTGCTATCAAAAGACAAAAGCTCTGACTGTGCatgaagccaaatatttttaaagttgATTATGACAAATgtttctaatgtgtggcaccttgagacaagaatatgtctcAAGTGTCTTCCTTCACTctttatttttgcagttttataaaaaaaataatagaaatcACAAATCAAATTGCAtttgcaattttggagagaaaaattgaggttttatttatttattttttttaatcgtgcagcccttttGTGCAAATACTAACGACGTAGGTTAAAGTTGTACACACAGCAGCACACTTAGGCCTGATTTACAAGATCCAAATAGTGCGCACTACACAgcgtgtgcaaaaaataaaatgcgtgtgcaattgaaaagtggtcattttctgcacgTTCATGTAATCATGCTGCACCTGTGTGcgatgtgttgaaccagcagcacacatctgTAACACAATCTAGACAACATTAGCACACTCACACTTCAACCTGTGTGTATCACCAGTGCATTTGTGCGTCTGGAATGACtcaaatgcaagaaaatgcatactgAAAGATGTATTTTCTTCTTGTAGGAGATATATTATAGGAATATATttcaagggggggaaaaaaacaagcgacaaaaataaataaataaaccaagcAGACGTCAAAACTCATCAATTGAATTAATTTTGAACTATTCAACTACCGTAatattcggactataagtcgccgtttttttttcatagtttggccgggggtgcgacttatgtgtgaaattattaacacattaccgtaaaatatcaaataatattatttatctcattcacgtaacagactagacgtataagatttcatgggatttagcgattaggagtgacagattgtttggtaaacgtatagcatgttctatatgttatagttatttgaatgtctcttaccataatatgttacgttaacataccaggcacattgtcagttggttatttatgcctcatataacgtacacttattcagcctgttgttcactattctttatttattttaaattgcctttcaaatgtctattcttggtgttggcttttatcaaataaatttccccaaaaaatgcgacttatactccagtgcgacttttatatgtttttttccttctttattatgcattttcggccggtgcgacttatactccggagcgacttatagtcggaaaaatacggtacatcacatGGACATGTGGATGTCTGGTCAAAAAGTGCCTGTGCAGGTTATATTTCTTGGAGACTGTGTTTACTtccttgcaaagtaaacacatcaacTTCcacataaattcattattctgccctcactaCTTGTTTCCAGCATGTGTagctagttaacagcatgaagacaaATAACTTCCAGTTTTTATTGAGGATAATGTTCCTTCTTCTGAATTATTTGATGTTATTTTCCTTCCTTGCTTTTATTTctctacacttcttccttcatttaagtttgtaagactgaaaatatcaaCGTCAAATaaacaaaagtataacgtccattgtgtattttacatcaaTAAAATGGGTTTAGTGTTTGTATTTTCACACAATAAGCTACAAATGTTTACACGcatagaaattacacaacattcacacactaaatcagtgtttttcaaccttttctgagccaagggacatttttttcattgaaaaaatgcggaggcccaccaccagcagaaaacataaaataatgaaactcagcagccggtattgacagtaaaaagttgttcgcacaagtgttggatatgactttcaaccataaccaagcatgcatcaatatagctcttgtctcaaagtaggtgtcacatcaccccctgacttatttggactttttttgctgttttcctgtgtgtagtgttttacttcttgtcttgtgctcctattttggtgttgattgtcatgtcatgtacggatgtactttgtggacgccatctgctccacacgctgcaagtctttgctttcatccagcattctgtttttgtttactttgcagccagttcagttttagcttcgttctaCAAAGCAATCCCTAAGCTTTAAtttccttttcttagcggcactcgccttttgtttatttttggtttaagcgttaggtACCTTTTTacatgcacactgcctcccgctgtttccgacatctccaaagtaattagctacctgctgccacctactgactctgccgagctctagacagcaccgacacatttgcggattataattactggtttgcaaaaaatatttttaacccaattaggtgaaattacataacctcgcacggcacaccaaacaatatctcacggtacactagagtgccgtggcacagtggttgaaaaacactgcactaaatgTATGTTAGAGGATATTAGAGTCTACTGGTCCTACTGGTCAAATCTAGCACGACATGTATTAAACGAGGTTTGATCATCACTcttagacaaaaaaacaaagacgACCACGCATATAAAAAACATTGcggagtcagcaatttcaatacaaaataaactaaaaatatttaCGCACAAATGATATCTACTTATACATTTGAGCAAGTTTGGTGATGAAGCTTACAtgctgggatttctaccattgttacTGCTTGTgtggatcaatgtgtccgtcacTTTAAAAGTCGgccaggaaacaatgactcgagcacttTGTTGTTCAGTTGTTGTTAAAAGTCCCATTTTTGCAACTTATTTTGATTTTGcattttggcattgcttgtggtgtcccctAAGGGTCCGTGctggggccaaaactgtttaatgtgtatattaatgatatgatTAAGTACTGAAGTGTATACTATTTGCAGAccacacaaatatattctacagtagtgatgactactcataaatacagtaaacacagaactaaacatagtaaaaaaaaaaatggatagacaCAAATAAGTTAtccttgaatataaataaaactaagatagtgatgtttggaaatcgcaagATAACGTCTGAACataaaataagtattgatggtacccaaattgaaatcgtaaatgagaatacatttttgggagtaataattgatagtaaactatcatggaaacctcatgtcagacacattaaaacaaacatctccaaaagcctctcaattataaacaaagcaaaactatacctcaatgaaaatgcactgcGTACTCTATactgccataccttacatactgtgttgacgtatgggggaatacttgccacaacacaattcatcctctgatcatattacagaaaagagcagtgtggATCATTCACAatgttggttatttagaacatactcataattagggctgcagctaacgattatttttctatcgattaatctatagattatttttttttcggttaatcggttaatctatagattatttttttcgattaatctatagattatttttccttttaccgattattttttttatttaaaatgaagaggaaaaaataaatgtaggccagt of Nerophis lumbriciformis linkage group LG37, RoL_Nlum_v2.1, whole genome shotgun sequence contains these proteins:
- the LOC133577516 gene encoding zinc finger protein 706 isoform X2, producing the protein MARGHQKIQSQQKNAKKAAEKKKSQGADQKTAAKVALVHTCPVCRTQMPDPKTFKQHFESKHPKSPMPPELADVQA